CGCATCGTTGGCGTGAGCATCCGAATATCTGAGCGCGTCCCCAGGAAATTGGCGTAGCTTGATGTTGTGTGCCGCCACTTCCATGGATAGCAGCGGTGCTCCACCGGTCCAAATAGTGCCGACTGGTCAAACCAGCCTTTGAATGGACCGCTGGGCAGGTACCAGGCTTCCGGTGGCGGCCCCGAGCGGCCGGTATGACGCAGGGTTATGTCCCTGAACTGTTCGAGCAATGGAGCGGGCAGTCCTGTCGGAACATGTCCGAAGACGGCCAATGATCCGTCAGATGAAAGCAATTTCGCCGCCTTCACGAACCGCAACTCCGGCGAGACCCAGTGCCACGACTGCGCAGCGATGATGAGCCGGAACGGTGCTTTATCCTGTGACCACGCCTCGAACGTCGTCTCGACCAGTTCGACATTACCAAAATGTGCCAAGCTCTCACGCGCAGCGCGGACCATTTCGGGTCCGGGATCGATCGCAACGATCTGCAAATCTCGCGTCGCGAAGCTCTTTGTTGCCTGCCCCGTGCCGCAGCCAACTTCGAGAACGGGATCGCCGGGCTTCAGGTCGGCGTATGAAACCACGTCATCGACGAGAGCTTCGGGATAATCAGGGCGTGAGGCCCTATAGACACGCGCGATCTGATCGAATGTAAAGCGCTGCTCCATGGAGTACTCCGCTTCATCAGGGTTGTGAACCTAGCCAAGCAAAGCCATTCGTTGTCAAGGCATCGCCGCCCGTTCTACAAGCCCTAGCGTTGCCTGACGGGCAAAACACGCTAGCCGTGGGACAATGTGCGCGGCCAAAAATATTTCACTTTACCGAAATTCGGAAATAACGTATACGTCGTCTCACTCCGGCCCAAGGAAGAGGGGCGTATCGCGATCGTCACGAACGCGGGCCGGACGGCGGTGGACGTGGGTCACATCGGCGCGACAAGCAATCGCAGGGCGGGCAACCGTGAGCGAAAGCGTCGCGCGCACGACCGGTGTGATCTGCGTACGGCAAAATCGTGTGGTCCTGGCGCCCGGGGTCTGTGCGCCAAGTCTTGTGGTGATGTGGGGTGCCCAACCGGGCTCTTGCATCAGTGATCGGCAAGGCGACGGGGGCAATAGTGCATCGCTCCCCGGGGAGAGCGCGACATAAGCCGTCAAACCACTGCGCAGGGAAGGCCGGATGTCCTGGCTTCACCTGTATGCCGCTGTGCAAATTCTCTCGCTGCAATTTCGCACAGTGGACCGCGGGTGCCAGCCGGCACCCGGTCTTCCCTGCGCCTTCTTTCAATTGAGGGCAAGGCGGACGAGTAAGACTCGGGCGAGACGAGCCGCGAGGATGCGAACGTGTGTCTGCGATGGAGATACGAATTGAGTGGGGGCGTAGGATGGGTAGAGCACTTGCGAAACCCATCATGTTTCCGCGCGGAGGAAACGTTGATGGGTTTCGCTTCGCTACCCATCCTACGACCCTACTGGTCGGCCAGCCGATGCTGCCGTTGCGGATCGACTGGTACGTCACCGTGCTCGATCTCGGCGATTGCGCGCGCTCTACACGGAAGGCTGGGATCGCGAGGTGCGAACGACCGGCCAGGCTGCAAAGGCAAACCAAGCAGACCATCAACCGCAAGCGCATCTATCCCCCGCTCACCTGCAGCAAGAGGATCTGTTCGCTGCGGCAGCCCCGAACGTGCAGGCGCCGCCGCCGACTTATGGGGCGCGGTAGCGCTGGATAACCGAACGATTGCGGCCTCCTGGAAAACCAAGACTATTGTCAATCCATAATTGTCGTGGTTTATTTGCGCTATTTTAAAGAGCAGGATTGCATAATGATCAAGAGACTCGCTTTCGCCTTTTCGAGTGCCATCTGCCTTTTGGCTGCGACCACCGCGAACGCATACGACGTCAACGATATTCAGAAGGCGGCCTCCGTTTCGCCGCGCGTTACAAGTTTCGCGCGTCCGCAAGAGGTTTTCGAGTATGATCTGAAGGTCCAAGACTTGTGTGATGCGACGATGAGTCTCAATACGGTTGCGTCTCACTGGGTTGGTCCAAAACGAGGTGGCTCGAATCCGTTCAGTCATGAATTCTGGGAGATAGAGGATAGATCGATTGCTTTGGCCGCAGTGGTCACCTTCCCGGACGCGAAAGGCGATCAGATAAAGCAGGTAAAGGTCCCTCTAATAGCGAAGACGAATTTTGGTGACGCGATTGTGCAGAACTGCGAAGGGACGATTATCAACAACGTCCAAGCCAATGCACGATTGAAGATGCATTTTGAGTTCAAGAGAAGCGAGAAAGTTCGTTTCAATGACCCAGCGAAGCTCCTTGGTGGTATTGCAAAAGTCGGCAGCAGCGCCGTCGCGCTAAGCGCGCTCCCAGCCTCGGCGGGCGGTATTGGCGCAGTCCTGGTTCCTGCGGTATCTTTTCTCGAAAAAAATACGTCCGCCATCACAACGCTGAATACCGGCGTCAATGAGATCATGGAATCATTCGCTGATGATAGGGCCCCGGACCCGAGACAATACGAGATTGGATCAACAGCGAGCACGGTTGTTTATCGCAGCCGTAACGTACCGGTCATTACGATCGTCAAAAATGTTCGCGGCACCGGAGTTATCGTAGAGGGCCTCAATGGGTGGCCGGGCGTATACGGCGCCTTTACACAAAGGTACGGCGATCTGTCCAACCAGTTTAACAATGCTCAAAGCGCGGCTGACTCACCTTGGTCGGGCAATCTGCCAAAGTTCTGTAGTAAGCTTCGCGGTTTCTTAGACAACGTCACCAAAGGCGACAGATTTGCGACGGCATTGGGTGTCGGCTATCACGCCTTCTACAATTCGACGGATTACGCCGGAAAGACATGCCTAAATTCCTGGGAAATTGCAGCACTGAAGTCGCGAAATTTCGCGCCGCCGTTCGAAGGTGCGTGGCCCACCGATAGGTCGCCTGGCCCGGCAGTGGCCTCGTCATCTCCGGCAAAGCAGAAGAGAGCATCGCTGCCGACGAGCCACGTGCTGCTGGCCCGAGTGAATTAACAGCGCGAAAGCCATTGCTGGCGAATGCGAGAGCAATTTGTGCATACTACGCGAAAATGAGAAAGCGCCCGTGGGGGGCGGGCGCTTTCTGTAGTCGACTTGGGGTTGGGGTCGTCTACATATCCACGTGGCGACTTTGGGGGGCTGGTAAAGAGCCGCGTGAATTCCTGAAACTCAAAATCTCCTTAGCGAACGAGCGAAGCGCTCGAGCTGGTGATCACAACCGGCTTGCCGGCTTTGATGACGCGGGCAGTTTGCGTGAGGCGTTCATCCGAACTCGAGCGCGCCGAGATGCCAAAGCCCGCGAGCGCGATGCCGGCAACGAGCGCAACGGCCACCACCTTCAGGTGGGTCGAGCGGTCCGCGCTGTAAATCGAGTGGTTCATGGAAGGCTCCTGCCGCCATCTACCCGAAGTAGTCGCCACCCTTGTTCGGCAGGTTCATGCTTCCGGTGCCCAACAACTTAGTATTGGCGGGATTCGTTCCCAAGGGGTCATCACAAGAGCGTGACAGGACGTGAAAGATCGCGATCAAAAACGCGGCTTGATCGTTCGATTTCGCAATTATTTCAAAGATCTAATGTGCTTCTCAGGCACCTTGTCAGCCTTTGGTCGACAAGGCGCCAGAAACTCAAAAACCATTTGCCTGTGACCGAAAAACACATGCCTTCTTAAGGCAAATCAGATGCTTCCGACCGTTTTCAGCTTCGTCCTGGGGTGGATTTCGGCCTGCGACAGCACGGTCGTCTGGGCCCGGAACCGCTCGACCAGGGAGCGGACGAAGGGACGAATTGCCGCAGAGGTCACCAGCACCGGCGCCTCGCCTTCACGGGCGGCGCGCTCGAACGCCTCGCGCACGCCGGTCATGAACTCCGACAGTTTCGAGGGCTGCATCGCGAGGCTGCGCTCTTCGCCCTGGCCGACGATGGATTCGGCAAAGGCCTGCTCCCACCGCGCCGACAACGCGATGAGCGGCAGATAGCCGTTGTACGACGTATTCTGCGCGCAGATTTGCCGCGCCAGACGGGCGCGGACATGCTCGACCATGGTCGCGGGATTGCGCGAGAAGGCGAGCGAATCGGCGATGCCTTCGAGGATGGTCGAGAGGTCGCGGATCGAGATGCGCTCGGCGAGCAGCAGCTGGAGCACGCGCTGGATGCCGGAGACCGTGACCTGTCCGGGCACGATGTCCTTGACCAGCTCGCTCTGCTCCTTCGGCAGCTCCTTGAGCAGCTTCTGCACCTCGCCGTAGGAGAGCAGGTCCGACATGTTGGCCTTGAGCAGCTCGGTG
This portion of the Bradyrhizobium diazoefficiens genome encodes:
- a CDS encoding class I SAM-dependent methyltransferase, whose amino-acid sequence is MEQRFTFDQIARVYRASRPDYPEALVDDVVSYADLKPGDPVLEVGCGTGQATKSFATRDLQIVAIDPGPEMVRAARESLAHFGNVELVETTFEAWSQDKAPFRLIIAAQSWHWVSPELRFVKAAKLLSSDGSLAVFGHVPTGLPAPLLEQFRDITLRHTGRSGPPPEAWYLPSGPFKGWFDQSALFGPVEHRCYPWKWRHTTSSYANFLGTRSDIRMLTPTMREELLNDISKAVDRHGGEFEMDYETHLYMARRTGLDQ